A part of Acipenser ruthenus chromosome 50, fAciRut3.2 maternal haplotype, whole genome shotgun sequence genomic DNA contains:
- the LOC131721961 gene encoding macrophage mannose receptor 1-like, with amino-acid sequence MGERGLLILLLAGFCVPAYNQIRKHVFVETVKSWSGAQSYCREKHTDLATVHSQEEAEQLLNITGASLGDSWIGLYRDDTQNWQWSNSDDVIYSNWRADVFCASVNSDGKWTDLPCHLQKAFMCYKETSNITERYTLIEELKTWTEAQQYCREHHTDLVSIKNASENEEIVKKAQGKPFWIGLFNEPWKWSHQGDNYTFHNWNYGQPNNGGGDENCVLMSKTGGWFDYGCNNQNSFFCCEGGSSSQCFYEGAWKTWQGAQSYCRNQGRDLPTIQDQARVNKLIGLIPLFTLYNWYWIGLYRDKENWQWSSGGDVIYFNWGRYLFCASVNSEGEWEDSLCSQGNYFMCYSEPSNITERYTLIEELKTWTEAQQYCREHHTDLVSIKNASENEEIVKKAQGKPFWIGLFNEPWKWSHQGDNYTFHNWNYGQPNNWGGDENCVMMSKTGGWTDTGCKSQKSFFCCEAISAVGELCATIQQQH; translated from the exons atgggggagagggggctgctcatccttctgcttgcag GGTTTTGTGTGCCTGCGTACAACCAGATCAGAAAACACGTGTTTGTGGAAACTGTGAAGAGCTGGTCTggagctcagagctactgtagagagaagcacacagacctggccactgtgcacagccaggaagaagcagagcagctcttaaatattaCAGGAGCTTCTCTCGGGGAttcctggatcgggctgtatcgtgatgacacacagaactggcagtggtctaacagcgatgatgtcatctactccaactggagggcagacgtcttctgtgcttcagtcaattcagatGGAAAGTGGACTGATTTACCCTGCCACCTTCAGAAAGCCTTCATGTGCTACAAAG agaccagcaacatcactgagagatacaccctgattgaagaactgaaaacctggactgaagctcagcagtactgtagagaacaccacaccgacctcgtcagtataaagaacgccagtgaaaatgaagagatagtgaagaaagcgcagggcaagcccttctggataggcctgttcaatgagccctggaagtggtcacaccagggggataactacacatttcacaactggaacTATGGGCAACCAAACAATGGGGGAGGGGATGAGAACTGTGTGTTGATGAGTAAGACTGGTGGATGGTTTGACTATGGCTGCAACAATCAGAactccttcttctgctgtgagg gcggcTCCTCTAGTCAGTGTTTCTATGAAGGAGCTTGGAAGACATGGCAGggagctcagagctactgcagaaaccaaggcAGAGACCTGCCCACCATTCAAGACCAGGCCAGGGTTAATAAGCTTATAGGTCTTATACCTTTATTTACTTTATATAACTGGTattggatcgggctgtatcgtgacaaagagaactggcagtggtccagtggAGGTGATGTCATCTACTTCAACTGGGGACgatacctcttctgtgcttcagtgaattcagagggagagtgggaggattcactctgcagtcagggaaactatttcatgtgctacagtg agcccagcaacatcactgagagatacaccctgattgaagaactgaaaacctggactgaagctcagcagtactgtagagaacaccacaccgacctcgtcagtataaagaacgccagtgaaaatgaagaaatagtgaagaaagcgcagggcaagcccttctggataggcctgttcaatgagccctggaagtggtcacaccagggggataactacacatttcacaactggaacTATGGGCAACCAAACAATTGGGGAGGGGATGAGAACTGTGTGATGATGAGTAAGACTGGTGGATGGACTGACACTGGCTGCAAGTCTCAGAagtccttcttctgctgtgagg ctATATCAGCTGtgggagagctgtgtgcaactattcagcaacaacactag